From the genome of Pelmatolapia mariae isolate MD_Pm_ZW linkage group LG12, Pm_UMD_F_2, whole genome shotgun sequence, one region includes:
- the rgmb gene encoding RGM domain family member B, translating into MGRAGCCCRGAERLTSPSMVRRFRPVLLLIIALCCGAHIGQCQVATPQCRIQKCTTDFVSLTSHLNPAVDGFHTEFCKALRAYSACTQRTAKACRGNLVFHSAVLGISDLMSQRNCSRDGPTSPTHPEIPFEPCNYHSRTQHAHTQSHAHAHSHSHTHSHGHSRAGYLFCGLFGDPHLRTFKDSFQTCKVEGAWPLIDNDYLSVQVTNVPVVPGSSATATNKITIIFKPYEGCTDQRVYQAVTDNLPAAFDDGTVSSGDPMHNSAGADGASRKVRALWISERSPGRHVELHAGYIGVTVIVRQLGRYLTLAVRIPEELAQAYDATQDLQLCLNGCPSAERIDQAGHLPLPVSPPALGLQLQQLRRPSYSSQTQTSAYGSTQVFGVEGARERCREQLEVEDIYFHSCVFDLLTTGDANFTVAAYSAQKDMESLHPHRDSWRIYPRSFATSSLHFDSQNFKRLALLLPCFLSTVLM; encoded by the exons ATGGGGAGAGCCGGATGCTGTTGCCGCGGGGCTGAGCGCCTCACCTCCCCGTCTATGGTGCGCCGCTTCCGGCCGGTTCTACTGCTGATCATCGCTCTGTGCTGCGGTGCTCACATAG GTCAGTGCCAGGTGGCCACACCTCAGTGTCGTATCCAGAAGTGCACCACCGACTTTGTCTCCCTGACCTCCCACCTGAACCCTGCGGTGGATGGCTTTCACACTGAATTTTGCAAGGCTTTGCGTGCGTACTCGGCCTGCACTCAGAGGACAGCAAAGGCCTGCCGTGGAAACCTGGTCTTCCACTCGGCCGTTCTGGGCATCTCAGACCTAATGAGCCAGAGAAACTGCTCCAGAGACGGCCCCACTTCTCCCACACACCCCGAGATTCCCTTTGAGCCATGCAACTATCACAGCCGCACTCAGCACGCCCACACGCAATCCCATGCACACgctcactcacactcacacactcacagccaCGGCCACTCTCGGGCTGGGTACCTGTTTTGTGGGCTCTTTGGTGACCCCCACCTGAGGACATTCAAGGACAGCTTCCAGACTTGTAAAGTGGAGGGAGCATGGCCTCTTATTGATAACGACTACCTTTCAGTGCAGGTCACTAATGTTCCTGTGGTTCCTGGCTCCAGTGCAACAGCAACCAATAAG ATCACCATCATCTTCAAACCCTACGAGGGCTGTACGGACCAGAGGGTCTACCAGGCCGTCACGGACAACCTTCCGGCTGCCTTTGATGATGGAACCGTGAGCAGTGGCGACCCCATGCACAATTCTGCTGGTGCAGACGGAGCAAGCAGGAAGGTCCGGGCTCTGTGGATCTCCGAGCGCAGCCCAGGGCGCCACGTGGAGCTGCACGCTGGCTACATCGGCGTGACTGTAATTGTTCGCCAACTGGGGCGCTACTTGACCCTGGCGGTGCGGATCCCAGAGGAGCTGGCTCAGGCCTACGATGCCACCCAGGACCTGCAGCTCTGCCTGAACGGCTGCCCCAGCGCAGAGCGCATCGACCAGGCGGGGCATCTTCCCCTGCCTGTCTCCCCTCCTGCGCTTGGCCTGCAGCTTCAGCAGCTACGTCGGCCCAGCTActcctcacagacacaaacatccGCCTACGGCTCCACGCAGGTCTTTGGTGTGGAGGGGGCGAGGGAGCGGTGCAGGGAGCAACTGGAGGTAGAGGACATTTACTTCCACTCCTGTGTGTTTGACCTCCTGACCACCGGGGATGCTAACTTCACAGTGGCAGCATACAGTGCGCAGAAGGatatggagagtctccatccacaCCGGGACAGCTGGAGGATCTACCCCCGCAGTTTTGCCACCTCCTCTTTACACTTTGATTCTCAAAATTTCAAACGGCTTGCCCTGCTCCTGCCATGTTTTCTGAGCACTGTGTTGATGTAA